Proteins co-encoded in one Pseudomonas fluorescens genomic window:
- a CDS encoding ABC transporter ATP-binding protein: MSYVSVQHLQKNYAGTTVFSDINCEIRKGEFVTLLGPSGCGKSTLLRCIAGLTPVDGGKILLDGVDIVPLTPQKRGIGMVFQSYALFPNMTVEQNVAFGLRMQKINPDDSHKRVAEALKLVELNDFASRYPHQLSGGQCQRVALARSLVTRPRLLLLDEPLSALDARIRKHLREQIRQIQRELGLTTIFVTHDQEEALTMSDRIFLMNQGKIVQSGDAETLYTAPVDVFAAGFIGNYNLLDAESASKLLQRPVNHRIAIRPEAIELSLNGELDAQIRSHSLLGNVIRYRVEARGVELVVDVLNRSAADLHPDGQRLALSIDPTALCEVA; this comes from the coding sequence ATGAGCTATGTCAGCGTCCAACACCTTCAGAAAAACTACGCCGGCACCACGGTGTTCAGCGACATCAACTGCGAAATCCGGAAAGGTGAATTCGTCACCCTGCTCGGCCCGTCCGGTTGCGGCAAATCCACCCTGTTGCGTTGCATCGCCGGCCTGACGCCGGTGGATGGCGGCAAGATACTGCTCGATGGCGTCGACATCGTGCCGCTCACCCCGCAAAAGCGCGGGATCGGCATGGTGTTCCAGAGCTATGCGCTGTTTCCCAACATGACCGTGGAGCAGAACGTCGCCTTTGGTCTGCGCATGCAGAAGATCAACCCGGACGACAGCCACAAGCGCGTCGCCGAAGCATTGAAACTGGTTGAACTTAATGACTTCGCCAGTCGTTATCCGCATCAACTCTCCGGTGGTCAGTGCCAACGTGTCGCCCTCGCCCGCTCGCTGGTGACGCGTCCGCGCCTGTTGCTGCTGGATGAGCCGCTGTCGGCTCTTGATGCGCGGATTCGCAAACATCTGCGTGAACAGATCCGTCAGATCCAGCGTGAACTCGGCCTGACCACGATTTTCGTCACACACGATCAGGAAGAAGCACTGACCATGTCTGACCGGATTTTCCTGATGAACCAGGGAAAAATCGTACAAAGCGGCGATGCCGAAACCCTCTACACAGCACCGGTCGACGTGTTTGCCGCCGGCTTCATCGGCAACTACAACCTGCTCGATGCCGAGAGTGCCTCGAAGCTGTTGCAGCGGCCGGTCAACCATCGCATCGCGATTCGTCCGGAGGCCATCGAACTGAGCCTGAACGGCGAACTCGATGCACAGATTCGCAGCCACAGCCTGCTGGGCAACGTGATCCGCTACCGCGTCGAAGCCCGGGGCGTGGAACTGGTGGTGGATGTG
- a CDS encoding ABC transporter permease — protein sequence MSRAESGPAGVYHRVVVYLLFAILLLPLLGTLIYSIASSWSATILPSGFTFKWYIQLWSDPRFLHAFGQSLLVCVGALILSVVLILPLLFVVHYHFPKLDALMNILILLPFAVPPVVSSVGLLQLYGSGPFAMVGTPWILIGCYFTVALPFMYRAITNNLQAINLRDLMDAAQLLGASTFQAAFLVVLPNLRKGLMVALLLSFSFLFGEFVFANILVGTRYETLQVYLNNMRNSSGHFTSALVISYFFFVLVLTWVANILNKDKSE from the coding sequence ATGTCTCGCGCTGAATCCGGCCCGGCCGGCGTCTACCACCGCGTCGTGGTCTATCTGCTGTTTGCCATTCTGCTGCTGCCGTTGCTGGGCACCTTGATCTACTCGATCGCCAGCAGTTGGTCGGCCACCATCCTGCCCAGCGGCTTCACCTTCAAGTGGTACATCCAGTTGTGGAGCGACCCGCGCTTCCTGCATGCCTTCGGCCAGTCGCTGCTGGTGTGCGTCGGGGCGTTGATTCTGTCGGTGGTGCTGATCCTGCCGCTGCTGTTCGTGGTGCATTACCACTTTCCGAAACTCGATGCGCTGATGAACATCCTGATCCTGCTGCCTTTCGCGGTGCCGCCGGTGGTGTCGTCGGTGGGGCTGTTACAGCTCTACGGTTCCGGGCCGTTCGCGATGGTCGGCACACCCTGGATCCTTATCGGTTGCTACTTCACCGTGGCGTTGCCGTTCATGTACCGGGCGATCACCAACAACCTGCAAGCGATCAACCTGCGCGACCTGATGGACGCCGCCCAACTGCTCGGCGCCAGTACCTTTCAGGCAGCATTCCTGGTGGTGTTGCCGAACTTGCGCAAGGGCCTGATGGTCGCGTTGCTGTTGTCGTTCTCGTTCCTGTTCGGTGAGTTCGTGTTCGCCAATATCCTGGTCGGCACCCGTTACGAAACCCTGCAGGTCTACCTCAACAACATGCGCAACAGCAGCGGTCACTTCACCAGTGCCTTGGTGATTTCCTACTTCTTTTTCGTGCTGGTCCTGACCTGGGTCGCCAACATCTTGAACAAGGACAAAAGCGAATGA
- a CDS encoding ABC transporter permease, which yields MIRGKWLAALCLVPFALFFIVFEIAPLIWVMINSLQSEEFGWGFANFSKIFNSKFYLQAIQYSLEISFWSSVFGIIIAVLGAYSLRRVDSKLRNFVNAFANMTSNFAGVPLAFAFIILLGFNGSITIMLKQAGIIQDFNLYSKTGLIILYTYFQIPLGVLLLYPAFDALREDWRESAALLGADGWQFWRHIGLPVLTPALLGTFVILLANALGAYATVYALTTGNFNVLPIRIAAMVSGDISLDPNLASALAVVLVALMTLVTVVHQLLLKRSYHVSR from the coding sequence ATGATTCGCGGCAAATGGCTGGCCGCCCTGTGCCTGGTGCCTTTCGCGCTGTTCTTTATCGTGTTCGAAATTGCCCCGCTGATCTGGGTGATGATCAACAGCCTGCAATCGGAAGAATTCGGCTGGGGATTCGCCAACTTCAGCAAGATCTTCAATTCGAAGTTCTATCTGCAGGCGATCCAGTACAGCCTCGAAATCAGCTTCTGGTCGAGCGTATTCGGCATCATCATCGCGGTGCTGGGCGCCTACTCCCTGCGCCGGGTCGATTCGAAGCTGCGCAACTTCGTCAACGCCTTCGCCAACATGACCAGCAATTTCGCCGGCGTGCCTCTGGCCTTTGCGTTCATCATCCTGCTCGGCTTCAACGGCAGCATCACGATCATGCTGAAGCAGGCCGGAATCATTCAGGATTTCAACCTGTACTCGAAAACCGGGCTGATCATCCTTTACACCTACTTCCAGATTCCCCTCGGCGTGCTGCTGCTGTACCCGGCATTCGACGCCCTGCGTGAAGACTGGCGGGAATCCGCAGCGCTGCTCGGCGCCGACGGCTGGCAGTTCTGGCGTCACATCGGCCTGCCGGTGCTGACCCCGGCCCTGCTCGGCACCTTCGTGATCCTGCTGGCCAACGCCCTCGGCGCCTACGCCACTGTCTACGCGCTGACCACCGGCAACTTCAACGTGCTGCCGATCCGGATCGCAGCGATGGTGTCGGGCGACATTTCCCTCGATCCGAACCTGGCCAGCGCCCTGGCCGTGGTGCTGGTGGCGCTGATGACCCTGGTGACCGTCGTGCATCAACTGCTGTTGAAGAGGAGCTACCATGTCTCGCGCTGA
- a CDS encoding alkaline phosphatase family protein, with protein sequence MKQTVILVVLDGLNYEVACHAMGHLQAYVGAGRAALYQLECELPALSRPLYECILTGVPPIDSGIVHNNVSRLSSQRSIYHYARDAGLKTAAAAYHWVSELYNRSPFVAARDRHTDDPALPIQHGHFYWNDHYPDSHLFADAENLRLRHAPDFLLIHPMNIDDAGHKHGLDTPQYRNSARSADIILADYLQGWLDAGCQVLVTADHGMNNDRSHNGLLPEERQVPLFVFGDAFSLNSEASPKQTDICGTVCELLGVPHDKPVCRELLK encoded by the coding sequence ATGAAGCAAACCGTCATCCTTGTCGTGCTCGACGGCCTCAACTACGAGGTCGCGTGTCACGCCATGGGGCATCTGCAGGCTTACGTTGGCGCAGGACGCGCCGCGCTCTACCAGTTGGAGTGCGAGCTGCCGGCCCTGTCCCGACCGCTTTACGAATGCATCCTCACGGGCGTACCGCCGATCGACAGCGGCATCGTCCACAACAACGTCTCGCGCCTGTCCAGTCAGCGCAGCATCTATCACTACGCCCGCGATGCCGGTCTGAAAACCGCTGCCGCGGCTTACCACTGGGTCAGCGAGCTGTACAACCGCTCGCCGTTCGTGGCCGCCAGAGATCGTCATACCGACGACCCGGCGCTACCGATCCAGCACGGCCACTTCTACTGGAACGATCACTATCCGGACTCGCACCTGTTCGCCGACGCCGAAAACCTGCGCCTGCGCCATGCTCCGGACTTTCTGCTGATCCATCCGATGAACATCGACGACGCCGGGCACAAGCACGGCCTCGACACCCCGCAATACCGCAACAGTGCCCGCAGCGCCGACATCATCCTCGCCGACTACCTGCAAGGCTGGCTCGACGCCGGCTGCCAGGTGCTGGTGACCGCCGACCATGGCATGAACAACGACCGCTCGCACAACGGCCTGCTGCCGGAAGAACGCCAGGTACCGCTGTTCGTGTTCGGTGATGCCTTCAGCCTGAACAGCGAAGCTTCACCGAAGCAGACCGACATCTGCGGCACGGTCTGCGAGCTGCTCGGCGTACCTCACGACAAACCTGTGTGCCGGGAGTTGCTCAAGTGA
- a CDS encoding ABC transporter substrate-binding protein: MKQLFLATLLGSTIAMCTAAMAADDLKTLEAAAKAEGAVNSVGMPDDWANWKGTWEDLAKKYGLKHIDTDMSSAQEIAKFAAEKDNATADIGDVGAAFGPIAVKQGVVQPYKPTTWDQVPDWAKDKDGNWALAYTGTIAFIVNKKLLHGSEVPTKWADLKGGKYKVSIGDVSTAAQAANGVLAAALANGGDEKNLQPALLLFADIAKQGRLSMANPTIATMEKGEIEVGVVWDFNGLSYKAKMANPDDYVVLIPSDGSVISGYTTIINKYAKNPNAAKLTREYIFSDAGQTNLARGNARPIRAEHLTLPEDVKAKLLPNEQYKKVTPIKDADAWEKTSKALPQEWNEKVIVEMK; this comes from the coding sequence ATGAAACAGCTTTTCCTGGCAACACTGTTAGGCTCGACCATTGCCATGTGCACCGCCGCCATGGCGGCTGACGATCTGAAAACCCTCGAAGCCGCTGCGAAAGCGGAAGGCGCCGTCAACAGCGTCGGCATGCCCGATGACTGGGCCAACTGGAAAGGCACCTGGGAAGACCTGGCCAAGAAATACGGCCTGAAACACATCGATACCGATATGAGTTCGGCCCAGGAAATCGCCAAGTTCGCGGCTGAAAAAGATAACGCCACTGCCGACATCGGCGACGTCGGCGCGGCTTTCGGCCCGATTGCAGTCAAGCAAGGCGTGGTGCAGCCGTACAAGCCGACCACCTGGGACCAAGTGCCGGACTGGGCCAAGGACAAGGACGGCAACTGGGCACTGGCCTACACCGGCACCATCGCCTTCATCGTCAACAAGAAACTGCTGCACGGCTCCGAAGTGCCGACCAAATGGGCTGACCTCAAGGGCGGCAAGTACAAGGTCTCCATCGGTGACGTGAGCACTGCCGCGCAAGCTGCCAACGGCGTACTCGCCGCTGCGCTGGCCAACGGCGGCGACGAGAAAAATCTCCAGCCTGCCCTGCTGCTGTTCGCAGACATCGCCAAGCAGGGTCGCCTGTCGATGGCCAACCCGACCATCGCCACCATGGAAAAAGGCGAGATCGAAGTCGGCGTGGTCTGGGATTTCAACGGCCTGAGCTACAAGGCCAAGATGGCCAACCCGGATGACTACGTGGTGCTGATCCCGTCCGACGGCTCGGTGATTTCCGGCTACACCACCATCATCAACAAATACGCGAAGAACCCGAACGCCGCCAAGCTGACCCGCGAATACATCTTCAGCGACGCCGGCCAGACCAACCTCGCCCGCGGCAACGCCCGCCCGATCCGCGCCGAGCACCTGACATTGCCGGAAGACGTGAAAGCCAAGCTGCTGCCGAACGAGCAGTACAAGAAGGTCACGCCGATCAAGGACGCCGATGCGTGGGAAAAAACCTCCAAGGCCCTGCCGCAGGAGTGGAACGAAAAAGTCATCGTAGAAATGAAGTAA
- a CDS encoding UTRA domain-containing protein: MRDEATKAVTAIGQILQEQLDHGLLAAGSKLPAERKLSELFGTTRITVREALLQLEAQGQIYREERRGWFVSPPRLAYNLMQRSHFHAMVSAQGRVPSTEVISARLQPASAAVCAWLQLPALSSVIQICRSRRIDGRLVLYVEHYLNPQFFPGILEFDLNQSITELYARHYDLHYGRVRFEIVPTSLSVDAAAALRVSVGSPGLRIARVNYDQAGRLIDCDLEFWRHDAIHVGVDVV, from the coding sequence ATGCGCGATGAGGCAACAAAAGCGGTGACAGCCATTGGCCAGATCCTTCAGGAACAACTCGACCATGGCTTGCTCGCGGCGGGGAGCAAGCTGCCGGCGGAGCGCAAGCTCAGCGAGTTGTTCGGCACGACGCGGATTACGGTGCGTGAAGCGTTGTTGCAACTGGAGGCGCAAGGCCAGATTTATCGCGAGGAACGTCGGGGCTGGTTCGTGTCGCCGCCGCGTCTGGCCTACAACCTGATGCAGCGCAGTCACTTTCACGCGATGGTCAGTGCGCAGGGGCGGGTGCCGTCGACCGAGGTGATTTCGGCGCGGCTGCAACCGGCGTCAGCGGCGGTCTGTGCGTGGTTACAGTTGCCGGCGTTGTCGAGCGTGATTCAGATTTGCCGGTCGCGGCGGATCGATGGGCGGCTGGTGTTGTATGTGGAGCATTATCTGAATCCGCAGTTTTTCCCGGGGATTCTGGAGTTTGATTTGAATCAGTCGATTACCGAGCTTTATGCGCGGCATTACGATTTGCACTATGGGCGGGTGCGGTTCGAGATTGTGCCTACGTCGTTGTCGGTGGATGCGGCGGCGGCCTTACGGGTTTCGGTGGGGAGTCCGGGGTTGAGGATTGCCCGGGTCAATTATGATCAGGCTGGGCGGTTGATTGATTGTGATCTGGAGTTTTGGCGGCATGATGCGATTCATGTTGGGGTTGATGTTGTTTGA
- a CDS encoding mechanosensitive ion channel family protein: MFARFFALPCLFLVCLMTLLPSAPAQAVSLPGLLNGSNKAQPEAQEPLGQSLDEVIKSLENDQQRSQLLSDLKKLRDATKKAQATPEEGVLGLIGGTLANFEKQFTGSDSPLNRWSTEFELAKDELSALMMPASEWLPIIFGFAVILMVWSLLAAALIWLGHRVRMRFGLTEELPQHPRALDMLRFALRKLGPWMIALVITVYMSYALPSSLGKSLAMVLAYALVVGTCFSAICVIAFSVLDGPHRHRALYILRHQAFRPLWLIGSFAAFGEALNDPRLVAGLGVHLAHTAATVTNVLAALSTGLFILRFRRPIAHLIRNQPLSRRLTRRALSDTIEILGTFWYVPALVLVGISLFATFVSAGDTSTALRQSLICTVLLVLCMVINGLVRRHALKPQRGPKRHALYSERLKSFFYTLAHLLVWLAFIELGLRVWGMSLIGFTEGEGHDISVKLFSLIGTLIFAWLIWILSDTAVHHALTRSRKGLANARAQTMMPLIRNVLFVAIFIIALIVALANMGMNVTPLLAGAGVIGLAIGFGAQSLVADLITGLFIIIEDSLAIDDYVDVGGHLGTVEGLTIRTVRLRDIDGIVHTIPFSEIKSIKNYSREFGYAIFRVAVPFNMNIDEAIKLMREVGQKMRTDPLQRRNIWSPLEIQGVESFESGNAILRARFKTAPIKQWEVSRAFNLSLKRHLDEAGLDLATPRMNVQVITAGGGGQTQE, translated from the coding sequence GTGTTCGCTCGTTTCTTTGCCCTGCCCTGCCTCTTCCTTGTCTGCCTGATGACGCTCCTGCCGTCGGCGCCTGCCCAGGCGGTGAGTCTGCCCGGCCTGCTCAATGGTTCGAACAAGGCGCAACCTGAAGCCCAGGAACCGCTTGGCCAATCCCTCGACGAAGTCATCAAGTCCCTGGAAAACGATCAGCAGCGCAGCCAATTGCTGAGCGACCTGAAAAAACTGCGCGACGCCACGAAAAAAGCCCAGGCCACCCCGGAAGAAGGCGTGCTGGGCCTGATCGGCGGCACCCTGGCCAATTTCGAAAAACAGTTCACCGGCAGCGACAGCCCGCTCAATCGCTGGTCCACCGAATTCGAACTGGCCAAGGATGAACTGTCCGCACTGATGATGCCGGCCAGTGAATGGCTGCCGATCATCTTCGGCTTCGCCGTGATCCTGATGGTCTGGAGCCTGCTGGCCGCCGCGCTGATCTGGCTCGGTCACCGGGTGCGCATGCGTTTCGGCCTGACCGAAGAACTGCCGCAACACCCCCGGGCCCTCGACATGCTGCGCTTCGCCCTGCGCAAGCTCGGGCCCTGGATGATCGCGCTGGTCATCACGGTTTACATGAGCTACGCATTGCCATCGTCCCTGGGCAAAAGCCTGGCGATGGTCCTGGCCTACGCACTGGTGGTCGGCACCTGTTTCTCGGCGATCTGCGTGATCGCCTTTTCCGTACTCGACGGCCCGCACCGCCACCGCGCGTTGTACATACTGCGCCATCAGGCGTTCCGCCCGCTGTGGCTGATCGGTAGCTTCGCCGCATTCGGCGAAGCACTGAACGATCCGCGCCTGGTGGCGGGTCTGGGTGTACACCTGGCTCACACCGCCGCCACCGTCACCAATGTGCTGGCGGCGCTCTCGACCGGCCTGTTCATCCTGCGCTTTCGCCGCCCCATCGCCCACCTGATCCGCAACCAGCCCCTGTCCCGCCGCCTGACCCGCCGCGCCCTCAGCGACACCATCGAAATCCTCGGCACTTTCTGGTACGTGCCGGCGCTGGTGTTGGTGGGCATTTCCCTGTTCGCCACCTTCGTCTCCGCCGGCGACACCAGCACGGCCTTGCGCCAGTCGCTGATCTGCACCGTGCTGCTGGTGTTGTGCATGGTGATCAACGGCCTCGTCCGCCGCCACGCCCTCAAACCCCAACGCGGGCCGAAACGCCACGCGCTGTATTCCGAGCGCCTGAAAAGCTTCTTCTACACCCTCGCCCATTTACTGGTGTGGCTGGCCTTCATCGAACTGGGCCTGAGGGTCTGGGGCATGTCGTTGATCGGCTTCACCGAAGGCGAAGGCCACGACATCAGCGTAAAACTGTTCAGTCTGATCGGCACACTGATCTTCGCCTGGCTGATCTGGATCCTCAGCGACACCGCCGTCCACCACGCCCTCACCCGCTCACGCAAAGGCCTGGCCAACGCCCGCGCGCAAACCATGATGCCGCTGATCCGCAACGTGCTGTTCGTGGCGATCTTCATCATCGCCCTGATCGTCGCGCTGGCGAACATGGGTATGAACGTCACGCCCCTGCTGGCCGGTGCCGGCGTGATCGGCCTGGCCATCGGCTTCGGCGCCCAGTCGCTGGTGGCCGACCTGATCACCGGCCTGTTCATCATCATCGAAGACTCCCTGGCCATCGACGACTACGTCGACGTCGGCGGGCACCTGGGCACCGTCGAAGGCCTGACCATCCGCACCGTACGCCTGCGGGACATCGACGGCATCGTCCACACCATCCCGTTCAGCGAAATCAAAAGCATCAAAAACTACTCCCGGGAATTCGGCTACGCGATCTTCCGCGTGGCCGTGCCGTTCAACATGAACATCGACGAAGCCATCAAACTGATGCGCGAAGTCGGCCAGAAAATGCGCACCGACCCGCTGCAGCGACGCAACATCTGGTCGCCACTGGAGATCCAGGGCGTGGAAAGTTTTGAATCGGGAAACGCGATATTGCGCGCACGGTTCAAGACCGCACCGATCAAACAGTGGGAAGTTTCACGGGCGTTCAATCTGTCGCTGAAACGGCATCTGGATGAGGCCGGGCTGGATCTGGCGACACCGAGGATGAATGTTCAGGTGATTACCGCAGGCGGTGGTGGCCAGACTCAGGAATAG
- a CDS encoding M18 family aminopeptidase, with product MREELNQGLIDFLKASPTPFHATASLVQRLEAAGYVRLDERETWHTEANGRYYVTRNDSSIVAIKMGRNSPLHDGIRLVGAHTDSPCLRVKPQPELQRQGFWQLGVEVYGGALLAPWFDRDLSLAGRVTFRRDGKVESQLIDFKAPIAIIPNLAIHLNREANQGWAINAQTELPPILAQFAGDERVDFRAVLTDQLAREHGLNADVVLDYELSFYDTQSAAVIGLHGDFIAGARLDNLLSCYAGLQALLTADTEETCVLVCNDHEEVGSCSACGADGPMLEQTLRRLLPEGDEFVRTIQKSLLVSADNAHGVHPNYAEKHDANHGPKLNAGPVIKVNSNQRYATNSETAGFFRHLCMAEEVPVQSFVVRSDMGCGSTIGPITASHLGVRTVDIGLPTFAMHSIRELCGSHDLAHLVKVLSAFYASRELP from the coding sequence ATGCGCGAAGAGTTGAACCAAGGCCTGATCGACTTCCTCAAGGCCTCCCCTACCCCGTTCCACGCCACCGCCAGCCTTGTTCAACGCCTGGAGGCCGCCGGTTATGTACGCCTCGACGAGCGTGAGACCTGGCACACCGAAGCCAATGGCCGTTACTACGTCACCCGTAACGACTCCTCGATCGTCGCGATCAAGATGGGCCGCAACTCCCCGCTGCACGACGGCATCCGTCTGGTCGGCGCCCACACCGACAGCCCGTGCCTGCGGGTCAAGCCGCAACCTGAACTGCAACGTCAGGGTTTCTGGCAACTCGGTGTCGAAGTCTACGGCGGCGCGCTGCTGGCGCCGTGGTTCGACCGCGACCTGTCTCTGGCCGGTCGCGTCACCTTCCGTCGCGACGGCAAGGTCGAGAGCCAATTGATCGACTTCAAGGCCCCGATCGCGATCATTCCCAACCTGGCGATTCACCTCAACCGTGAAGCCAACCAGGGCTGGGCCATTAACGCCCAGACCGAACTGCCGCCGATTCTCGCGCAGTTCGCCGGTGACGAACGTGTGGACTTTCGCGCAGTGCTCACCGATCAACTGGCCCGCGAACACGGGTTGAATGCCGACGTAGTGCTCGATTACGAGCTGAGTTTCTACGACACCCAGAGCGCAGCGGTCATCGGCCTGCACGGTGATTTCATCGCTGGCGCCCGACTCGACAACTTGTTGTCCTGCTATGCCGGTCTGCAAGCCCTGCTGACCGCCGACACCGAAGAAACCTGCGTGCTGGTGTGCAACGATCACGAAGAAGTCGGCTCCTGCTCCGCCTGCGGCGCCGACGGCCCGATGCTGGAACAGACCCTGCGCCGTCTGCTGCCGGAAGGTGACGAGTTCGTTCGCACCATTCAGAAATCCCTGCTGGTCTCGGCCGACAACGCCCACGGCGTACACCCGAACTACGCCGAGAAACACGACGCCAACCACGGCCCGAAACTCAACGCCGGCCCGGTGATCAAGGTCAACAGCAACCAGCGCTACGCCACCAACAGCGAAACCGCCGGTTTCTTCCGTCACCTGTGCATGGCCGAAGAAGTGCCGGTACAAAGCTTCGTGGTGCGCAGCGACATGGGCTGCGGCTCGACCATCGGCCCGATCACCGCCAGTCATCTGGGCGTGCGCACCGTCGACATCGGCCTGCCGACCTTCGCCATGCACTCGATCCGCGAACTGTGCGGCAGCCATGACCTGGCCCATCTGGTGAAAGTGCTGAGCGCCTTCTACGCCAGTCGAGAACTGCCGTAA
- a CDS encoding RluA family pseudouridine synthase — protein sequence MPLSNIRIIHQDAAVLVVDKPTLLLSVPGRADDNKDCLITRLQENGYPEARIVHRLDWETSGIILLARDADTHRELSRQFHDRETEKAYTALAWGQPELDSGSIDLPLRYDPPTKPRHVVDHEHGKHALTFWRVLERCGDWCRVELTPITGRSHQLRVHMLSIGHPLLGDGLYAHPQALAAWPRLCLHASMLSFTHPQSGERLRFECPAPF from the coding sequence TCAGGACGCCGCCGTGCTGGTGGTCGACAAACCGACCCTGCTGCTCTCGGTGCCCGGACGCGCCGACGACAACAAGGACTGCCTGATCACCCGCCTGCAGGAAAACGGCTACCCGGAAGCACGCATCGTCCATCGTCTGGACTGGGAAACGTCGGGTATCATCCTGCTGGCCCGCGACGCGGACACCCACCGCGAACTGTCGCGGCAGTTTCACGACCGCGAAACCGAAAAGGCCTACACCGCCCTGGCCTGGGGTCAGCCGGAACTGGACAGCGGCAGCATCGATCTGCCGTTGCGCTACGACCCGCCGACCAAACCGCGCCACGTGGTCGATCACGAACATGGCAAACACGCCCTGACCTTCTGGCGCGTGCTGGAGCGTTGCGGCGACTGGTGCCGCGTCGAACTGACGCCAATCACCGGCCGTTCGCACCAGTTGCGCGTGCACATGCTGTCCATCGGTCATCCACTGCTCGGCGACGGGCTCTACGCTCACCCCCAAGCCCTCGCGGCCTGGCCACGCCTGTGCCTGCACGCCAGCATGCTCAGCTTCACCCACCCACAGTCCGGCGAACGCTTGCGCTTCGAATGCCCGGCTCCGTTTTAA